A portion of the Solea senegalensis isolate Sse05_10M linkage group LG17, IFAPA_SoseM_1, whole genome shotgun sequence genome contains these proteins:
- the cenpe gene encoding centromere-associated protein E isoform X2, whose amino-acid sequence MGEESAVKVCVRVRPLIAREESVPSEDAEPVQLFWKTDKKSVHQIDDGNTTKSFSFDRVFAAEETTNHLYQDIAKPLVVSTVEGYNGTIFAYGQTSSGKTFTMMGSDHIPGVIPLAVEDVFQTIKNCPKKEFLLRVSYMEIYNETVTDLLVDSWKRKPLEVREAIHKNIYVADLTEELVTSPAQALAWIRKGEKNRHYGKTKMNQRSSRSHAIFRMILESRERSEPGSGENADGAIIVSHLNLVDLAGSERASQTGAEGTRFKEGCNINRSLFTLGQVIKKLTDESQKGFTNYRDSKLTRILQNSLGGNAKTVIICTITPAALDETLSTLQFASTAKKMKNDPHVTEVSDDGALLKRYRNEIVDLKRRLQEVSSVTQTTVTEKEVLAHLLQEKDQLQREQEDRIRNLTRLMVTSSDLVPVKKMPKRRVTWGGKMVRLARPSLCGSGSSDLSFADPFTLKRKAGHSCLMEMTEDDEDFDVHWDVPDEPSDEMETTQGSVAVRSFEYSPKDASPDWMSDISQKVSNLELQLEMESQQKEEAMTKVTVLESRVSELQLQLQTEAQLKHEALGNMETAEKRAAEQELLQLTEAQQKLEAVEKVTMLDLRVVDLERQLESQSHALTENEQMRREFAETIQLLETLASEKDLAITERDYLRQELGLFIERIELLEKEKAALTQELEEKRETDEFKSLEDEFRKEHENELKNEMLSLKKAFESSEVKCLEFQNKVETLSEELKKKSEFAEELQSMSGKDLVQEVAKLRRSLDDAEGVSRDTKKEWAFLRSHNIALEEMNATFTANHKRMEAEVNSLHSQLEKEKSHSKNMQSDLQKELNIAFNENTKLTALLDGKVPKELIDSVELERTVTSLSKELTAARQEEEALRAQLQELASLQTLPHEMDNMVKQLEESEQQRALVVNRLKEMQQLMQEEKLADSEVSRNTEEDISRELQEQELQCVQAKKATEPMAAAQSSADETEKLLSTVAALSAERDQLKIDLQENIEMMIENQEELRTALEKIRELKEWIKQLETAQTSKQDASLTHVCPQLEALQKQVDDLQATLQLVNEQKHELERDLQHNMKMAAEVQSTLQPLQEQLQEQNQRNEDLERQSAERQAHLEQKITETESLLCCLQEELQEQKQKNSDLVKQRESDSQQQTKTLTEELENTRAERDTLLFEKENGCQLSSEKENLLCRVMSLSEERDQLQETLHTLRQEKQQLRAELEDKIEMMQCDFQLQLCSQPQSLKEEQEDQQHLQIQELEKQLEKTQEEVLQLRSDLQENVEQMIENQDELRASQEKVRVLQDQMNILRSHVSELESRTSSSGDAERLLQIQELQNQIKTLTEELENMKMERDHLLSERTTCCQSTPSESEETREKQQLGAELEDKTETLQSEVKTLTEKLQCSETERDDLRSEVEASCRSTSSDKEKLLCLSEERDHLQETLNTLRQEKQQLRAELEDKMETLQNEMAQLNTSLMTVTEQKNQLEDALQQIMDTASTTQEHLQSVQEELFEQKQKNADLQRIKTLAEKMEKIEAEQNEVSEEKEKLLYLSEERDQLQETLNTLRQEKQQLSAELEDKMETLQNEVKTLTEKLQCSETERDDLRSEVEASCRSASSDKEKLLCLSEERDHLQETLNTLRQEKQQLRAELEDKMETLQNEVKTLTEKLQCSETERDDLRSEVEASCRSASSDKEKLLCLSEERDHLQETLNTLRQEKQQLRAELEDKLETISAIEENLSKQDQSEREQKANLQQEVQQLGVKETLSSRLHDSTEQLQESFRGFKSFIDTCHCYSTTPRDRALSAQGSLKHLSSLPKATMDAYTTVCRLGLQTVHTLGNIIVCLQWHAQDYRDLFEELVQKDLAVFEEKRVQDVLLCRAQAPSLSLGDEDFHSLWGHRLTELLGKRLLYKQKMDNILERLWANIPPYPTELSAEVRARERFTEQLKATYSTQSLSFSELDTILNCELERRAALTHNKEMTLQSIKDEQRRVMEELSLLVAHANSQLKEERSKSSTLLQGLDGVPLKAELSLLKDNQQLVLQLQQMEKEVKTLKEQNVQLQEAQVEANSRVSKQKEATQLLQTELLDSRAHNHEKETTIQTLRNKLQQQEKKTPPSAAELEKLQTKMFQMEVELSSASDKHQQEIHRMNTVLKGKEDSLRKLKEILRSQQQGEGSFLKGEDLHTKLTNPRGLVIRSSFLQDKAKLEEEVKQLKLKITELESLVSTLHTEIGKWKSRAIKLKVKSKAEVDRPSSPCTPTKRCLPVTSESSTFLGSPKKFVVTPKKILESSRRAMESPNVTLPDSPKSRFFDVCGSLELLSTSCPKPFFDNSSLGTIPEATQGPDPPGVEKDADVGAAKKEEWWPQSPKQEDMCQTQ is encoded by the exons ATGGGAGAAGAGTCGgctgttaaagtgtgtgttcgAGTCCGCCCGCTTATTGCGAG GGAGGAAAGTGTCCCATCAGAGGATGCTGAGCCTGTCCAGCTGTTTTGGAAAACTGATAAGAAATCAGTTCATCAGATTGATGATGGGAATACCACCAAGAGCTTTAGTTTTG ATCGAGTGTTCGCTGCTGAAGAAACAACCAATCATCTGTACCAGGACATTGCAAAGCCTTTGGTTGTCTCCACTGTTGAGGGATACAATG GAACCATATTCGCTTATGGGCAGACTTCTTCTGGAAAGACTTTCACCATGATGGGGAGTGACCATATTCCTGGAGTGATACCACTGGCTGTGGAAGATGTCTTTCAAACCATTAAAAAT TGTCCGAAGAAGGAGTTCCTTCTCCGTGTGTCTTACATGGAGATCTACAACGAGACTGTGACTGATCTGCTTGTTGACAGCTGGAAGCGAAAACCTCTGGAAGTCCGAGAGGCAATTCAT aaaaacatttatgtgGCTGACCTGACTGAGGAACTTGTTACATCTCCTGCACAAGCCCTGGCCTGGATTCGGAAAGGAGAAA agaatcGACACTatgggaaaacaaaaatgaaccagcGGAGCAGCCGCTCACATGCAATTTTTAGAATG attCTAGAGAGTCGAGAAAGGAGTGAGCCGGGATCAGGGGAAAATGCAGATGGTGCTATTATTGTGTCCCATTTG AATTTAGTTGATTTAGCTGGATCTGAGAGAGCAAGTCAGACTGGAGCTGAAG GCACACGTTTCAAAGAAGGTTGCAATATCAACCGCAGCCTGTTCACACTGGGCCAAGTCATCAAGAAACTGACTGACGAAAGCCAGAA GGGTTTCACTAACTACAGAGACAGTAAATTAACCCGCATCCTGCAAAACTCTTTGGGTGGAAACGCCAAAACAGTCATCATCTGTACCATCACTCCGGCTGCTCTAGATGAGACCCTCAGCACATTACAG TTTGCCAGCactgcaaagaaaatgaagaacgATCCTCATGTGACAGAAGTGTCCGATGACGGCGCTCTGCTCAAAAGGTACCGCAATGAAATTGTGGACCTGAAGCGTCGACTTCAAGAG GTTTCTTCAGTCACACAGACCACAGTCACTGAGAAGGAGGTTCTCGCCCATCTGCTCCAAGAGAAGGATCAGCTCCAGAGAGAACAGGAGGACAGGATTAGAAACCTGACCAGACTCATGGTCACCAGCTCTGACCTGGTTCCTGTTAAGAAG ATGCCTAAACGCAGAGTTACATGGGGAGGAAAGATGGTCAGACTGGCCCGTCCGTCGCTCTGTGGTAGTGGCTCATCTGACCTGAGCTTTGCGGACCCTTTTACCCTGAAGAGGAAAGCTGGACACTCATGTCTGATGGAGATGACGGAGG ATGACGAGGACTTTGACGTCCACTGGGACGTTCCAGATGAGCCATCAGATGAAATGGAAACCACTCAGGGCTCTGTGGCAGTTAGAAGCTTTGAGTACAG TCCCAAAGATGCGTCTCCAGACTGGATGAGTGACATTTCACAGAAAGTATCCAACCTGGAGCTCCAACTTGAAATGGAGAGTCAACAGAAAGAGGAGGCCATGACTAAAGTGACGGTATTAGAGAGCAGAgtgtcagagctgcagctgcagctccaaaCAGAGGCTCAGCTGAAACACGAAGCCTTGGGGAACATGGAGACAGCAGAAAAGAGGGCAGCAGAGCAGGAGCTGCTACAACTAACCGAAGCTCAGCAGAAGCTGGAGGCCGTGGAGAAGGTGACAATGTTGGATTTGAGAGTGGTAGACCTCGAGAGACAGCTGGAATCCCAGAGCCATGCTCTGACGGAAAATGAACAG ATGAGAAGAGAGTTTGCAGAAACCATCCAGCTCCTTGAAACTCTAGCTTCAGAGAAG GACCTGGCCATCACTGAGCGAGACTATCTGAGGCAGGAGCTGGGTCTCTTCATCGAGCGGATTGAGCTTTTGGAGAAGGAGAAAGCTGCTCTGAcacaggagctggaggagaagagggagactGACGAGTTCAAATCTCTGGAGGACGAGTTCAGGAAGGAGCACGAG AACGAGTTGAAAAACGAAATGCTCAGCTTGAAAAAGGCCTTTGAGTCGTCTGAGGTCAAATGCCTGGAGTTTCAG aacAAAGTAGAAACTCTGTCTGAGGAGCTAAAGAAGAAAAGTGAATTTGCAGAGGAACTTCAGAGTATg AGTGGTAAGGACCTTGTGCAGGAGGTGGCAAAGCTTCGTCGCTCACTGGATGATGCAGAGGGAgtcagcagagacacaaagaagGAGTGGGCTTTCCTGCGCAGTCACAACATTGCCCTTGAGGAGATGAAT GCGACCTTCACTGCCAACCACAAAAGGATGGAGGCAGAGGTGAACAGCCTGCATTCTCAACTTGAAAAGGAGAAgtcacactccaaaaacatgcagagtgaCCTCCAAAAAGAGCTAAATATTGCCTTCAATGAGAACACCAAGCTCACTGCTCTGCTAGATGGGAAAGTCCCAAAAG AACTGATAGACTCTGTGGAACTGGAGAGAACAGTGACCAGTCTGAGTAAAGAGCTTACAGCAGCTCGTCAAGAAGAGGAAGCTCTCAGAGCTCAGCTACAGGAGCTGGCTTCACTTCAGACTCTGCCACATGAGATGGACAACATGGTGAAGCAG CTGGAGGAGAGTGAGCAGCAAAGAGCGTTAGTGGTAAACAGACTGAAGGAGATGCAGCAGCTaatgcaggaggagaagcttGCTGACAGTGAAGTTTCcagaaacacagaggaggacatCAGCAGAGAACTTCAGGAACAG GAGCTTCAGTGTGTTCAGGCTAAGAAAGCGACTGAGCCAATGGCTGCGGCTCAGAGCTCTGCAGATGAGACGGAGAAGCTGCTCTCTACTGTTGCTGCTCTCAGTGCTGAGAGGGACCAGCTCAAGATTGATCTGCAGGAAAACATAGAGATG ATGATTGAGAatcaggaggagctgaggacaGCTCTGGAGAAGATACGTGAGCTGAAGGAGTGGATCAAACAGCTGGAGACTGCCCAAACATCCAAACAGGATGCTTCTCTTACTCATGTGTGTCCACAGCTGGAGGCACTACAAAAACAA GTGGATGACCTGCAGGCAACCCTCCAGCTGGTCAACGAGCAGAAGCACGAGCTGGAACGTGATCTGCAGCACAACATGAAAATG GCTGCAGAGGTTCAAAGTACTTTACAACCACTTCAGGAGCAGCTCCAAGAGCAGAACCAAAGGAACGAGGATCTGGAAAGACAAAGTGCAGAGAGGCAAGCTCACCTAGAACAAAAG ataacagagacagagagtcttctttgttgtcttcaAGAGGAACTGCAAGAGCAGAAGCAAAAGAACTCTGATCTGGTGAAACAGAGGGAATCGGACTCACAGCAGCAG ACTAAGACTCTAACAGAGGAACTGGAGAATACTcgagcagagagagacacactgtTGTTTGAGAAGGAAAATGGCTGTCAGCTCTCCTCAGAGAAGGAGAACCTGCTGTGCAGAGTGATGTCCCTCAGTGAGGAGAGGGATCAGCTGCAGgagacactgcacacactgagacaggagaagcagcagctcagagcagagctggaggacaAGATAGAGATG ATGCAGTGTGACttccagctgcagctctgctcaCAACCACAGTCACTGAAAGAAGAGCAGGAGGACCAGCAACATCTACAG ATCCAAGAGCTGGAGAAGCAGCTGGAGAAGACTCAGGAGGAGGTCCTACAACTGAGGTCGGATCTGCAAGAGAATGTAGAGCAG ATGATCGAGAACCAGGATGAGTTGAGGGCATCCCAGGAGAAGGTCAGAGTTCTCCAGGATCAAATGAACATTTTGAGGAGTCATGTATCAGAGCTGGAGAGCAGAACGAGCAGCAGTGGTGATGCCGAGAGACTCCTGCAGATACAAGAGCTCCAGAATCAG ATTAAGACTTTGACTGAGGAGCTTGAGAATATGAAAATGGAGAGAGACCATCTGCTGTCAGAGAGGACAACCTGCTGCCAGAGCACCCCCTCAGAGAGTGAAGAGACACGAGAGAAGCAGCAACTCGgagcagagctggaggacaAGACGGAGACACTGCAGAGTGAG GTGAAGACTTTAACAGAGAAGCTGCAGTGTAGTGAAACAGAGAGGGATGATCTACGCTCTGAGGTGGAAGCCAGCTGTCGGAGCACCTCCTCAGACAAGGAGAAGCTGCTGTGTCTCAGTGAGGAGAGGGATCATCTGCAGGAGACACTGAACACTCTGAgacaggagaagcagcagctcagggcagagctggaggacaagatggagacaCTGCAGAATGAG ATGGCACAGCTGAACACCTCTTTAATGACTGTTACTGAGCAGAAGAACCAGCTGGAAGATGCCTTGCAGCAGATCATGGATACG GCTTCCACGACACAAGAGCATCTGCAGTCAGTCCAAGAGGAGCTGTTTGAACAGAAGCAGAAGAACGCTGAcctgcagaga ATAAAGACTTtagcagagaaaatggagaaGATTGAAGCAGAGCAAAATGAGGTAtctgaggagaaggagaagctgcTGTATCTCAGTGAGGAGAGGGATCAGCTGCAGGAGACACTGAACACTCTGAGACAGGAGAAGCAGCAACTCAGTGCAGAGCtggaggacaagatggagacaCTGCAGAATGAG GTGAAGACTTTAACAGAGAAACTGCAGTGTAGTGAAACAGAGAGGGATGATCTACGCTCTGAGGTGGAAGCCAGCTGTCGGAGCGCCTCCTCAGACAAGGAGAAGCTGCTGTGTCTCAGTGAGGAGAGGGATCATCTGCAGGAGACGCTGAACACTCTGAgacaggagaagcagcagctcagggcagagctggaggacaagatggagacaCTGCAGAATGAG GTGAAGACTTTAACAGAGAAGCTGCAGTGTAGTGAAACAGAGAGGGATGATCTACGCTCTGAGGTGGAAGCCAGCTGTCGGAGCGCCTCCTCAGACAAGGAGAAGCTGCTGTGTCTCAGTGAGGAGAGGGATCATCTGCAGGAGACACTGAACACTCTGAgacaggagaagcagcagctcagggCAGAGCTGGAGGACAAGTTAGAGACG atCTCGGCCATCGAGGAGAACCTGAGCAAGCAGGATCAGTCTGAAAGAGAGCAAAAGGCCAATCTGCAGCAGGAA GTGCAGCAGCTTGGAGTGAAAGAGACTCTGTCATCACGGCTGCATGACTCTACTGAGCAGCTTCAG GAGTCCTTCAGAGGGTTCAAGAGCTTTATAGACACTTGTCACTGCTATAGCACCACGCCCAGGGACAGGGCGCTCAGTGCGCAGGGTTCACTGAAGCATCTGTCCTCTCTTCCAAAAGCCACTATGGATGCCTACACCACGGTCTGTCGACTAGGTCTGCAGACTGTTCACACCCTGGGAAACATCAta GTGTGTCTTCAGTGGCACGCCCAGGACTACAGGGATCTCTTTGAGGAGTTGGTGCAGAAAGACTTGGCTGTTTTTGAGGAGAAGCGTGTGCAGGACGTGCTGCTGTGCAGAGCTCAGGCACCCAGTCTCTCTCTTGGAGATGAGGACTTCCACTCACTGTGGGGACACAGACTGACTGAGCTGCTGGGCAAGAGGCTGCTCTACAAGCAG AAAATGGACAACATTTTGGAGAGGCTGTGGGCCAACATTCCCCCCTATCCCACTGAGTTGTCGGCTGAGGTCAGAGCGAGGGAGAGGTTCACGGAGCAGCTGAAGGCCACATACAGCACCCAATCTCTCAGTTTCAGTGAGCTGGACACAATCCTCAACTGTGAACTGGAGCGTAGAGCggcactgacacacaacaaagagaTGACTCTGCAG AGTATCAAGGATGAACAGAGGCGTGTGATGGAAGAGCTGTCGCTGCTGGTGGCTCACGCTAATTCTCAGTTGAAAGAGGAGAGAAGCAAAAGCTCCACTCTGCTGCAGGGGCTGGATGGAGTTCCTCTTAAAGCAGAGCTCTCCCTGCTGAAGGACAACCAGCAGCTTGTTCTTCAGCTCCAGCAGATGGAAAAAGAAGTCAAA acTCTAAAGGAACAGAATGTGCAGCTGCAGGAGGCTCAGGTGGAAGCCAACAGCAGAGTGTCCAAACAGAAAGAGGCCACTCAGCTCCTGCAGACAGAGCTGCTGGACAGCCGTGCACACAACCACGAGAAGGAGACGACCATCCAAACACTCAGGAACAAATTACAACAACAAGAG aaaaaaacaccacccaGTGCTGCAGAGCTGGAAAAACTGCAGactaaaatgtttcaaatggAGGTAGAGTTGAGTTCAGCATCTGATAAACACCAACAAGA GATCCACAGAATGAACACAGTGTTGAAAGGAAAGGAAGACTCACTGAGAAAGCTGAAGGAGATCTTAAGATCACAACAGCAGGGGGAGGGGTCAt TCCTGAAGGGTGAGGACCTTCACACTAAACTGACCAACCCTAGAGGTTTGGTGATCAGGAGCAGTTTTCTGCAGGACAAGGCCAAactggaggaggaagtgaaacaGCTTAAGTTGAAGATAACGGAGTTGGAAAG CTTGGTTTCCACTCTGCATACAGAAATCGGCAAGTGGAAGAGCAGAGCCATCAAGCTGAAGGTGAAGAGTAAAGCCGAAGTGGACAGGCCTTCATCACCCTGCACTCCCACCAAGAGGTGCCTCCCAGTCACCTCAGAGTCCTCCACTTTCCTCGGCTCACCCAAGAAGTTTGTGGTCACTCCCAAGAAGATACTGGAGTCTTCCAGGAGAGCGATGGAATCTCCAAATGTCACTCTGCCCGACTCCCCTAAAAGCAGATTCTTTGACGTGTGTGGGAGCTTGGAGCTGCTGTCCACATCCTGTCCCAAACCGTTCTTTGATAACTCCAGCCTCGGCACCATTCCAG AGGCTACCCAAGGTCCAGATCCTCCAGGTGTAGAGAAGG